A single region of the Thermoanaerobacterium aotearoense genome encodes:
- a CDS encoding helix-turn-helix domain-containing protein: MGNMQIYDEILHSYKRCVEAGLTSSMTDPAIISRGNDLQIRLKKNMTLIKTFKNVVGNILRSLNGKYIFLLTDDEGYLLDTMCHEKILCYINFDCSIGISFKEEAIGTNAISMAMKLKRLVYLEPQYHYCEILKKWHCIAAPIIVDEKIIGYLDVSTIEKDMTEEMNVVVELLSDKIANEYKNCLKNSELVNKNIDFTDKQIKILIMLAKGYKELTISRELGIKPVTVKYHKKKIIEKLCVKSIQEAIVKATKLNLIDID, translated from the coding sequence ATGGGAAATATGCAAATATATGATGAAATACTCCATTCATATAAAAGATGCGTAGAAGCGGGGCTTACCAGTTCGATGACGGATCCTGCAATAATTTCAAGAGGAAATGATTTGCAAATCAGATTAAAGAAAAATATGACATTGATTAAGACATTTAAAAATGTTGTTGGCAATATTTTAAGGAGTTTAAATGGTAAGTACATATTTTTATTAACTGACGATGAAGGATATCTTTTAGATACGATGTGTCATGAGAAAATCCTATGTTACATCAATTTTGACTGTTCAATTGGCATATCTTTTAAAGAAGAAGCCATAGGTACAAATGCCATATCAATGGCGATGAAATTAAAAAGATTAGTATATTTAGAACCTCAGTATCATTATTGCGAAATTCTAAAAAAATGGCATTGCATTGCTGCTCCTATAATTGTAGATGAAAAAATAATAGGATATTTAGATGTTTCAACGATAGAAAAAGACATGACAGAAGAAATGAATGTGGTTGTCGAATTGCTTTCAGATAAAATTGCTAATGAATATAAAAACTGTTTAAAGAATTCTGAACTAGTAAACAAAAATATAGATTTTACAGACAAACAAATAAAAATATTGATAATGCTTGCAAAAGGCTATAAAGAATTGACCATATCAAGAGAACTTGGGATTAAACCAGTTACCGTAAAATATCATAAGAAGAAAATAATTGAGAAACTATGTGTAAAAAGCATCCAAGAAGCAATAGTAAAGGCAACAAAGTTAAATTTAATAGATATTGATTAA
- a CDS encoding helix-turn-helix transcriptional regulator, whose amino-acid sequence MRKCYVSTIERDMTEEMNVVVELLSDKIANEYKNCLKNSELVNKNIDFTDKQIKILIMLAKGYKELKISGELGIKPVTVKYHKKEITEKLCVKSIQEAIVKATKLNLIDID is encoded by the coding sequence ATGAGAAAATGTTATGTATCAACAATAGAAAGAGACATGACAGAAGAAATGAATGTGGTTGTCGAATTGCTTTCAGACAAAATTGCTAATGAATATAAAAACTGTTTAAAGAATTCTGAACTAGTAAACAAAAATATAGATTTTACAGACAAACAAATAAAAATATTGATAATGCTTGCAAAAGGCTATAAAGAATTGAAAATATCAGGAGAACTTGGGATTAAACCAGTTACCGTAAAATATCATAAGAAGGAAATAACTGAGAAACTATGTGTAAAAAGCATTCAAGAAGCAATAGTAAAGGCAACAAAGTTAAATTTAATAGATATTGATTAA
- a CDS encoding VanZ family protein, producing the protein MPFINYKYFSFRKNISLCAITSFCIEIIQLLVSLIYGFAYKICDINDFILNVFGALVGYISFKILLPIFKKDSHLFCESPQHNIE; encoded by the coding sequence ATGCCTTTTATTAACTATAAGTATTTTTCATTTAGAAAAAATATATCTTTATGTGCAATAACATCTTTTTGTATTGAAATAATACAATTGCTTGTTTCATTAATATACGGTTTTGCATATAAAATTTGTGATATAAATGATTTTATATTAAACGTATTTGGAGCATTAGTTGGCTATATCTCTTTCAAAATTTTGCTACCTATATTCAAAAAAGATAGTCATTTATTTTGTGAATCGCCACAGCATAACATTGAATAA
- a CDS encoding metal ABC transporter permease codes for MLNIFTYDFMIRAFLAGGFISIIAPLVGSFLVLRRLSQMGDTLSHVALAGVAAGFLIGINPTIGSIIFVVLSSFGIERLRKSYFRYSEISIAVVMSAGMAIAVILLSLSSGSPANIMNYLFGSIISINNTDVLISFILSIAIIAVIYIFYKELLYITFDEEAALISGIPVNMVNIIFTMIVAITVAVSMRIVGALLVSALMVIPSAASLKIAKNFRQTILYAILFSFISVFAGIILSFYLNLSPGGSIVIVSLIIMGLASIKKAGN; via the coding sequence ATGCTTAATATTTTTACATACGACTTTATGATCAGGGCATTTTTGGCAGGCGGATTTATATCAATAATAGCACCATTGGTAGGAAGTTTCTTAGTATTAAGAAGGCTATCACAGATGGGTGATACATTATCTCACGTAGCGTTGGCAGGTGTAGCAGCAGGTTTTCTCATAGGCATAAATCCTACAATCGGCTCTATAATTTTTGTTGTACTGTCATCTTTTGGTATTGAGCGTTTGAGAAAATCTTACTTTAGATACTCGGAAATATCTATTGCAGTTGTCATGTCTGCAGGAATGGCAATCGCAGTAATACTTCTAAGTTTATCCAGCGGAAGCCCAGCAAACATAATGAATTATCTCTTTGGAAGCATAATATCAATTAACAACACCGACGTTTTGATTTCATTCATACTTAGCATTGCTATAATAGCAGTAATTTATATCTTCTACAAGGAGCTTTTGTACATCACATTTGACGAAGAAGCCGCTTTAATATCCGGAATTCCTGTCAATATGGTAAATATAATATTTACCATGATTGTGGCCATAACCGTAGCAGTGTCCATGAGAATAGTAGGAGCTTTGCTGGTATCAGCATTGATGGTAATACCTTCAGCGGCAAGCCTTAAAATAGCTAAAAACTTCAGACAGACAATTCTTTATGCCATACTGTTTTCCTTTATATCTGTATTTGCAGGCATAATACTGTCTTTTTATCTCAATCTCTCACCCGGCGGCAGCATTGTAATAGTTTCTCTCATAATCATGGGTTTAGCAAGTATAAAAAAAGCAGGTAACTAA